A genomic stretch from Microplitis mediator isolate UGA2020A chromosome 10, iyMicMedi2.1, whole genome shotgun sequence includes:
- the LOC130676393 gene encoding uncharacterized protein LOC130676393, with protein MWGKIFFLSLFVNFIVCDNLLKSDTAPTDLEIFHNETKQLLELCFPDKLNPAVITVDLIDIMFEISINEVVNASIVTIDNDFESKVMKWYYTNHPSYVVSAESDRKLKALLHEIKSTIIWSVESLVFVVGENCGKAMKVLRMVWDIEALGSFYVCRDQVNKTTMVYAFNPYTDRAPEPWTRVKKKTSDNRWTLYRQTFKNDSESCQSYHFDKTRILDGYPVKGYARASGLLIKDNPSNEFRPEAFSRQIGNPYFVFENIFSMLNVTPVMHYNFFNEFYSHSNGTKNLFNNNTYDVWIDLKPLDLLYYEYLDIIPLYSEEGFIIVTNSRSIPILDQIVDNMFSYQTMIASIIILISIFILILVNNKFNFIETLFDILLLVLNMGMRTRIERLFMRITFLSASLFMLMFNPALEGQLMALLAKPNYRSVKNLNDLHSHNYKVFLDNRIRDFIADTGIWSSDSDKKYLYEQFMYDWSRCYFAIIREYSDPIDNRELGINLTSVTRDSLAACIFAYEFRDYAMDKDLYISKDLLFKSYNVFMSRKHWSLKNKIDKAAMNLFESGHIDYVERFERYREITRKKKLRARIESYKSGFDQLEFEDFHIVYLFITLSLMWTVTVFIFEILFKKLTESSDRRLQKSEIRRIKLRRKLALFNKQTAFAETRV; from the exons ATGtggggtaaaattttttttttgagtttgtTTGTGAATTTCATTGTGTGTGACAATCTTCTTAAAAGTGATACAGCACCAACagatttggaaatttttcacaatGAAACg AAACAACTACTTGAGCTGTGCTTTCCTGATAAATTGAACCCTGCGGTAATAACTGTTGACTTGATTGACATCATGttcgaaatttcaataaacGAGGTGGTCAACGCGTCCATTGTAACAATCGATAATGATTTCGAGTCAAAAGTGATGAAATGGTACTATACAAATCATCCCTCGTACGTTGTATCAGCGGAGTCTGATAGAAAACTAAAAGCTCTTCTACACGAAATAAAGTCGACGATTATTTGGAGCGTCGAGTCATTGGTTTTCGTTGTTGGTGAAAACTGTGGAAAGGCAATGAAAGTACTGAGAATGGTGTGGGACATTGAAGCCCTTGGATCATTTTACGTTTGTCGAGATCAAGTCAACAAAACTACGATGGTGTATGCATTTAACCCCTACACTGATAGAGCGCCGGAACCGTGGACTagagttaagaaaaaaacgaGTGATAATCGATGGACATTGTATaggcagacatttaaaaacg attcGGAATCGTGTCAAAGTTATCATTTTGACAAAACCCGAATTCTCGACGGTTATCCAGTAAAAGGTTATGCACGTGCTTCAGGACTATTAATTAAAGATAATCCATCAAATGAATTTAGACCTGAAGCATTCAGTAGGCAAATCGGAAACCCATATTTCGTTTTTGAAAACATATTTTCAATGTTAAATGTCACACCGGTGATGCACTACAATTTCTTCAATGAATTTTACTCACATTCCAAcggaactaaaaatttatttaataataatacttacGATGTATGGATAGATTTAAAACCACTCGATCTACTTTATTACGAATATCTCGATATTATTCCTCTATACTCGGAAGAAGGCTTCATAATAGTAACAAACTCGCGTTCTATTCCGATCCTTGaccaaattgtagacaatatGTTCAGCTATCAAACTATGATAGCGTCaataattattctaattagtatttttatacttattttagtCAATAAcaagtttaattttatcgaAACCTTATTCGATATCTTGTTGCTGGTATTGAATATGGGGATGAGAACACGCATAGAACGTTTATTCATGcgtataacttttttatccGCATCTTTATTTATGTTGATGTTTAATCCGGCATTAGAGGGTCAACTCATGGCTTTGCTGGCAAAACCGAATTACCGGAgcgttaaaaatttgaatgatttaCATTCACATAACTATAAAGTTTTTCTCGACAATAGAATCCGCGATTTTATAGCCGACACAGGAATATGGTCAAGTGATTCTGATAAGAAATACTTGTATGAACAATTTATGTATGATTGGAGTAGATGCTACTTTGCCATTATAAGAGAATATTCAGATCCGATAGATAATCGGGAACttggaataaatttaacatcagTTACGAGAGATTCTTTAGCTGCTTGTATATTTGCTTACGAGTTCCGTGATTATGCAATGGACaaggatttatatatatcgaaAGACTTATTATTCAAATCGTACAATGTGTTTATGAGTCGTAAACATTGGagtttgaaaaacaaaatcgaTAAGGCAGCAATGAATCTTTTTGAATCCGGTCACATTGATTACGTCGAACGCTTTGAGCGTTATAgagaaataactagaaaaaagaaattacgTGCTAGAATCGAATCATATAAAAGTGGATTCGATCAATTAGAGTTCGAAGATTTTCATATAGTTTATCTTTTCATTACATTGAGTTTAATGTGGACAGTcactgtttttatttttgaaatactgttcaaaaaattaacggaATCATCTGACAGACGCTTACAAAAATCAGAAATTAGACGAATTAAACTACGGCGAAAATTAGCATTGTTCAATAAACAAACTGCTTTTGCTGAAACACGGGTTTAA